GGGCGCGGGGACGGATGCCGCGTTGGAAACGGCGGATGTCGTGATCGTGAAGAACGACTTGCTGCAAATCGCGAATTCCATTCGTTTGTCTAAGCGGATGAATCGCATCATCAAGCAAAACATTGTCTTCGCGGTCGCCGTCATTTTGTTATTGATCACATCCAACTTGTTCGAAAATCTCTCGCTTCCGCTCGGCGTCATCGGCCACGAAGGAAGCACAATTCTCGTCATCTTGAACGGATTGAGATTGTTAAGGGGCTAGCTCTGTTGAGCTGCCCCGTATTTTTTCATGACGTATGGAATGACCGCGGGAATGAGCAAAAATATGATCAGCAGCCGTACGAGTTGAATCGCAGCTACGATCGACGCGTCAAGATTTAATACCGCAGCCGATGACGACATTTGCGGCGCGCCGCCGGGAGCCATGCTCAACAGACTCGTAACGAAATCGAGCGGCGTCAACAAGAAAAACACGCACGACACGAAAAACGTCAATACGAGAAACAACAACAAAATGCTCGTGCTCAGCCAGCCGATGCTTTTCAATTGCTTTAGCGCCGCCCGATCGAATCGCAAACCAATGCAGGCTCCGAGCAGCACTTGGCCAATGCCGACGATCGTGTTCGGCAATGCGCCGATAGGGACAAGAAACTGATTAATAAGAAATGCAAGCAGCATGGCATATAAAAAAGGGGCCGCCGGAATTTTGATCCATTTCGCCAACGTGAGCGAAAGCACGATCACTCCGATGACCGCTAAAAACAACAGAAGCGTCGATCCTCCGCCTGCCGCCTTTGCCGTTTCATGCGCAACCGAATGAGCGGTGCCGCCCGCTCCCGTCAAGTGTGCAGTTAAGCCGGCGA
The Bacillales bacterium genome window above contains:
- a CDS encoding AbrB family transcriptional regulator — protein: MLRTLVYLVAAGVAGWGCALLQVPAGWLIGSLIVGICYRLGIGNLRLPTLVFPFALALIGANIGLSMKMSMFAEVAAYFFPLMVSLVAVLFASWLFSLILAKFSSLDGKTALFCCVPGGASVMLALSEEYGADQRIVAAFQSARVILIVLAIPLFAGLTAHLTGAGGTAHSVAHETAKAAGGGSTLLLFLAVIGVIVLSLTLAKWIKIPAAPFLYAMLLAFLINQFLVPIGALPNTIVGIGQVLLGACIGLRFDRAALKQLKSIGWLSTSILLLFLVLTFFVSCVFFLLTPLDFVTSLLSMAPGGAPQMSSSAAVLNLDASIVAAIQLVRLLIIFLLIPAVIPYVMKKYGAAQQS